A single genomic interval of Anopheles marshallii chromosome 2, idAnoMarsDA_429_01, whole genome shotgun sequence harbors:
- the LOC128709547 gene encoding 5-hydroxytryptamine receptor 1-like codes for MDELILSMLVDDTGVTRKRQQEHNSQHLQDLSSAAVLPAATVTERSTNSRAPYSTPSTIWATVVSGGTSLGQGSIPTPFAVLLAHNQTTGDHGFGQGFTGGGGSDAGEAGGSGSGEAIVGPAASIGFGGALGVSVTGGTTVATIVSSTLANATLSEHELDLDTIRKVIICIVLLAVIFGTIVGNILVCVAVCLVRKLRRPCNYLLVSLAVSDLCVACLVMPPALMYEVLGEWNFGRVFCDIWVSFDVLSCTASILNLCAISVDRYWAITKPLEYGVKRTPRRMMLCVALVWLAAACISLPPLLILGNKHTIGDGPEQRPFCAVCEDVGYQIYATLGSFYIPLAVMLFVYYQIFRAARRIVKDEKRAQTRLENSLAVDKLSATTNATTTTAMSLKPPDSIVPAMGAGTALGAGGGSPHQKKLRFQLAKERKASTTLGIIMSAFTICWLPFFILALVRPLMDDDYPTLSSFFLWLGYANSLLNPIIYATLNRDFRKPFQEILYFRCSNLNILMREDFYHSQYGEPGSQRFVLENEGQHTARESFL; via the coding sequence ATGGATGAGCTAATTCTCTCCATGCTAGTGGACGATACTGGTGTAACGCGAAAGCGACAGCAAGAACACAACTCACAGCATCTGCAGGATCTCTCGTCCGctgcagtgttgccagctgCAACCGTGACCGAACGTTCTACCAACAGTCGAGCTCCGTATTCGACGCCTTCGACTATCTGGGCCACGGTGGTGAGCGGCGGTACGAGCCTCGGTCAGGGCAGCATTCCGACCCCGTTCGCAGTGTTGCTGGCGCACAATCAGACTACCGGTGACCATGGCTTCGGCCAGGGTTTCACCGGAGGTGGTGGGTCCGATGCCGGGGAAGCGGGTGGCAGTGGGAGCGGCGAGGCCATCGTTGGACCGGCCGCGTCGATCGGGTTCGGTGGTGCGCTCGGTGTGTCCGTTACCGGCGGTACGACGGTAGCCACGATCGTGTCCTCCACGCTGGCGAACGCCACACTGTCCGAGCACGAGCTGGACCTGGACACGATCCGCAAGGTGATCATTTGCATCGTACTGTTAGCTGTGATATTCGGCACGATCGTCGGCAACATACTGGTGTGTGTGGCCGTGTGTCTAGTGCGGAAGCTGCGCCGACCCTGCAACTATCTGCTGGTGTCCCTCGCCGTGTCGGACCTGTGCGTTGCCTGCCTGGTGATGCCACCCGCCCTGATGTACGAGGTGTTGGGCGAGTGGAACTTCGGGCGCGTGTTCTGTGATATTTGGGTGTCGTTCGATGTGCTGTCCTGTACCGCTTCCATCCTGAACCTGTGCGCCATCTCGGTGGACCGGTACTGGGCGATCACGAAACCGCTCGAGTATGGTGTGAAGCGTACACCGCGCCGCATGATGCTGTGCGTGGCGCTGGTGTGGTTAGCGGCCGCATGCATCTCCCTGCCACCGTTGCTCATTCTCGGCAACAAGCACACGATCGGCGATGGGCCGGAACAGCGTCCGTTCTGTGCGGTGTGCGAAGATGTCGGGTACCAGATCTATGCGACGCTCGGTTCGTTCTACATTCCGCTCGCCGTGATGTTGTTCGTGTACTATCAAATCTTTCGTGCAGCTCGGCGAATAGTGAAGGATGAAAAGCGGGCACAGACACGGCTCGAGAACAGCCTGGCGGTGGATAAGCTGAGCGCCACCACGAatgcgacgacgacgacggccaTGAGCTTGAAGCCGCCGGACTCGATCGTACCGGCGATGGGTGCCGGTACTGCGTTGGGCGCTGGCGGTGGATCACCCCACCAGAAAAAGCTTCGCTTTCAGCTGGCCAAGGAGCGGAAGGCATCGACCACGCTCGGCATCATCATGTCGGCGTTTACGATCTGCTGGTTGCCGTTCTTCATACTGGCCCTAGTGCGACCGCTCATGGACGATGACTATCCGACGCTGTCGTCGTTCTTCCTGTGGCTCGGGTACGCCAACTCGCTGCTCAATCCCATCATTTATGCGACGCTGAATCGCGACTTCCGGAAACCGTTCCAGGAGATCCTGTACTTCCGCTGCTCGAACCTAAACATCCTGATGCGGGAGGACTTCTACCACAGCCAGTACGGTGAGCCCGGGTCGCAGCGGTTCGTGCTGGAAAACGAAGGACAACACACTGCACGGGAAAGCTTTCTTTAA